TAGGTAAGGCCCAGTTACGCTCATTTTTCTCCCCCTGAAATCTAGGGATGCATTCATAACTGGCAtgcttccctaaaaaaaaatcataactggCATGCGTGATTTGAATCCTTGTGCAATTTGTGGTGtcgaagtttttttttgcatcaattcattttgaattacTCGAGTTGAAGCTAAGCATCCAATATATAAGAACTTCTAAGAGCTCAAGCTTTTGGGTGAATTAGACAGTGCGTCAGTTCAATTTAAATTTCTCGAGTTGACACCAGCCATCCAATATATGCATCTGGGCCTAGACGTGAGAGGGAATGCTAGTTCAAATTTTAGGTACATGTTAAGTGCATCAATTCACtttgaatttatttttctcGGATCGAGGTGCAGCAGTTTGACCTTGTCGTTGACAACTGAGACGTCCTCATGCATCAATACACCTATCAAAGCCTCTGAACGAGGAAAAACTACAACTCCCACGGAGGATCTTACACACCCTCGCCCGATGGAGCTACCGACGAAGGACGGGTGACCACAAAGGTGGAACCCTAGATGGCGACAAGATATTCCAGGAATTTCCTTCACACCTTCTATCAAGTATCAATCATGTTCCTTGGGATTGCAATGGAGTAGCGCATGACCTTACTAGGCATGCTAGACGTTCTATAAACTATTTTTGAGCCTCCTTTGCTTGTATTAATTGTACCCAGAGAGCATATCGATCCTTCCCGGATCTCAATCTTCAAGATTTCAAACTTCTGTACTTTTGCTTCTGATGGAATAAAGTTGTATGTCTTCCAAAAAGATATATGGGAAGAAGAGAGGCGGCCAGAGTTTTCGCCACTAGCTCCAGTATGATAGCGGCCGGTGATCCGTGTGGATGTAAActgaagagcttcatgcgttagccaacacaaccaaaagaccgatctgatggaaagAGCTAGTCAATTCGCTTATACACTTTGACTTGAAGAGAAGTCAACACATGGGTGAAGATAAGTCAACACATGTAAACTTACAGGTATAGTGGCTCAAGAGGCCAATACATGGACGGATGGGGTAACAGCAATTTACATAATAGCAAAACTTGAACTCGAAACTTTTGActctgataccatgtcaagcttcatgcactagccaacgcaaccaaaagaccaatCCGATGAAAAGAGATAGTCAATTTACTTATACACTTTAACATAAACTTTGACAAACAAATATTCAGCCGCGCGCTAGAACTTGTTGACGTTtggcagaaaagaaaaggaaggtgCAATCAGTTACCAGCGGGCAATTGCCATGCGAAAATCGGCTTGAAATTCGTTGCCTCGTCGGGTGCCGAATTTTGGCAAAGCAATATCTCGACTACCAGGGATGCAACTCGAGTCAGGAACGAAATCACCCGTGCGTTTCAAGCAGCGGCGGTACGAATTTTTGACGGGGAATCCTGCTTTCACCGCGAGGCCGCCCGTGATTCACCGTGGCTAGAAAGCTCTGGCGAAGGCAGAAGCGACACCGCACCAGATTCGATTCGGCCACGGCCTAGTCTCTGGCTCTCTGCTTCCTTTCCCGTGATCCCGGCTGCGAGCCAGAAGGGCGGCCCCCCCACGTCGCTCGTTCGGTCGCAGTGAGCCCATCAGTTTACCCACTGCAGGCAGCCAGCTCCGTCTGCATTTCTGCACCAAACCACGAACCCAAAATTTCCTTTTCTCGTCTTCTTTCCGACCCATGCAACTGCAAAGCCTGCACCAGCGCAGGTTTTCAAAATCCCAGCGTGAAAGAGATTAGTCTCTGGCCATTGTCCAGTAGACCAGTGCTGATCGATCCGGCGATTCATCAGCTATGGTAATCACTTACCCAGAAGTGAATCATTCAGCAGCGTAATGCTGTGGGTTAACGAAGATGTTTTGTGTTTTAACACTCAAAAAAAGATTGTCTATGTTTGGAGTAGCAGTCCAGATTTGAAGCGGCCAAGCTCAAGTGTCCAGATCGGCTTTGCCTGCACAGCGTCTCCAGTTGCCCATGCATCGCCCTACGCCTACGGGTGTGTAGCTAAATACAGCTCATTAGCTCtgcctgctgctgcataaAGGAAGGACGGGGCGTGCACCCAAGCAGGCACGTAAAGTCGATACTTGAACGCTCCAGATGTCCAATGGTATGTCTCCCTCCGGACGTGTCGTGTGGGGTTCGATCGCATTGGTCTGTGGGTTAAATCCCAGCCGATCGATATTGTGAGTCATTGTCAAGTCTAGTGTCCGTCAACGTTAATAATCACCACCATCATGCTTGTTGAGGGAGAGAAGGTACCCAGGTACCCAGCAATCATGGCACAAGGTAAAGCACGTGATCCATCCATTGCTGgtcaaagaaacaaaaggttTCTGGCTAGCTAGTCCCGTTCAAAAAAAGTGCTTACAAAAAGTGGGCgcatttttcttctccttttttgcCCGTATGATTTGCGGCCGTCATGTTTGCCATCATGAGATGCGAAAGGTCAGGAGATCAACCACTGACTGCGTGCTAGTACTGTAAAACGTACTGAGTTGTGGACCAATCGGTTCGTGATGGTACTTGGAGTTGGGCTGGACCACGACCCATCCCATAAAACCCGGCCTATCCCTACTCCTCGACGACGAGATCACGAGACCGACCGACCAGAAGTCCGGAGTCCGACTTGACCCGACCTGGTGTGCGCTGGCACACGAGCCCGCCCGTCCGTTGGAACGACGGAAGAACCAAAAACCGTTGGACCCTTTTTCTGTGTGGCGATCGGTCTCGCGCGGGCACGTCGTTGTTACACTGCAGGGATCAAGATTCAAGGGGCCGTTCTGGAGAGGTTTCAATGGGTGTGGCAGCCAGCCTCGTCTGCATCGGCTACTTCTTTCGTTTCCCTTCTCGTGAGCCTCTCAGTTTGCTCGTGTTCCAGTTGACTTGGGGCTTGTGTACCTGTATGGCAACCACCGTTGTCAGACGACGAGGATGGGAAGTTGGCCATGCCTGCCTTTCACGATCGTACACGGAGTATATAAAAAGCAAACAAACTTCTGGCATAAAAACACGGAATGAATTAGTTTACGCAAACAACGCGTGCCAAACTGCCAACCCAACCCCACTGGCAGTGGCAGTAAGTGCGCTGCTTAATTAAGCATCCCAGTGCAAGGTTAACACTTTGATGTACGACATTGTGCTACGTGGAAATGGCAATGCGAGACGACGACAGGAAGACCGACGTACGCCGCCCTTAAAACCCGGCGTTCTTTCTTGCGAAAGGGGAATCAATTAATCAGGACGAAAACGCAGCAGGCAACTCTCATCATAATCGTAACCGAACCGAGGCCGCCGGAGTCAGCACTCAGCAGAGGGCAGAAGCCAACAAGAGAGCAGAGCGAAGCAAAGGCCAAAAGGCCCAGGCGAGACGAGGCGAGAGAACAGAGAGGCACGCCaccttttttctctctctctccccaaaaccgcctcctctcctcggctccttccttccttcctctcccAACTCCAAGGCTAGGCTCCAACCCAACCCACACGCAGCACGCAAGCTCTCCTCCTACTCGCCGCTCGCTCTCTCCACGCCTCCCTCGTGCCTgcccgccctcctcctccgatcctccacccagcccccgggcagaCCCCCGatcgcacgccgccgccgtcgccgcgccaTTGCGGGAGAGGCCCAGGTGCGTAAGGCGAACGAGTCGATCGACCTCGCCTCTGTTCTCCGCTTTCGCCCGCTCCTTACGCGTTGGCTCCCCCGCTGTCCTTGCAGGAGCACGGCGCAGCCCCGTCGCCGTTCGTCCGAGAGGTTCCGGTTCAGCACCGGGTGGAACGGCGggcgctcgctcgctcgctcgcgcTGACGGGCGCGCGGGCCGGGGAGCAGGCCGCGGTTGCCCTACGCGGGTCAGGTAATTCCATCGCCGCACTTGCAAGCTCTCTAAGTATTTTGACTGCAACGAGGGAGCGTTAGCTGCATTTCGATTTGCTCCTCGTACGTGTGTATGTCCGCGGCGGGGTTTAGCAGGAATCTCTTCCAAACCTGAGGTTTCAGTTTCTGTGATGGGACCGAGtctttggtggtgatgatggaTTCCTAGTTACTCCATATGAAAGTCTCCGTTTTCCCTTCCATTTTGGATGTCTTACAAGGAGAAATTGTTTGTTCGTCTTGTTCTCACTTGACCTGTCCTGGTTTTTGCTTTCTCAAAATTCGCCCTCGGCCCTCACTCTTCCCATGTTCAATTCTGTTCGTGTTGCCCTTCCTGAATTGGTTTTTCCTGTCCCAAAATTCTCCATCGCTCAATCTCCTCGTGTAATATCCTGCAATGTCGCCCTTTTCTCTTGGATAAGTGTTTCATTTCTGCTCCTTCTAATTCCGGCCCCGGTTTCGCCGTCCTGGGTTCAATTCGATTCAACCCCCTCGTGCTGTCTCGGGCTACGTGCTACACTCCACTACTGTAGCAAGCGCCTCATTTGCTGCAGCGGTGGACTTAAATTTAGCTGTACTTGTGTGCGCACCGTTAAATGCAGTCCTGGCAGTACTACTACTGCTCCTACATTTAATATACTGGTAATCGTCCTTGGTTGGTTTAGTCTCCACAGGGTCACATAAACAAATCACTTCCCAAATGATGGCCCAAACCCCAAGGAGGAACAGGAACATCCCCAGTTTCTCCCGCTATGGTCACTGGAGCAAAACATACTCTAGTTCGTCGTATTAGCATTCGCACGAGGACCAAATCGCGCAGTTAGGTCTCCTGAACCTGAAGTTTTTCCTTGCCAGTATTGTACCATGCCATTATTAGCCTTCTTGGATTGGTCCGGTCCAATCTCTGACCCTGGTTGTGTTGTGTGGGGGTCAATGAACTGAGAGATCAGAAAGCGGTGACAGTCTGACGGAGGCTCCAGAGATTGGGGTGGGGGCATGATTTGACGTGCTTGTTTTCATTTAATCTGCAGCGGTGTAGGTAGCACTATTGTTATGTTCAGCTTGCGTATGTGGTGCCACTTGCTGTATCTTGTGGGGAAGGGGATGTGTGCGGGAGTAGGCTTTCTTGTGCCCTGGGGGTCCGTTgttgcttctccttccttcctggGCAGGAGGTGGCCTCTCCCTGCCTGCATTTATGATGCTGCGTGGTTAGTTTTGTATCATCTGATTTGATGTAAAGCTGCACCTCTAGCGTCTACTGGTGGCCTCTTTAATTTTAGAAAACAATGGGTTGACTTGTGGATTTTGTGATGGATGAATGCTTCTTCATGGCCTTCTTGTGTCGGCCCGACTCCGCCTGCTTCTTTGGCTTTAGCGTCTGCTGGGGTTACTGCTTTCTCCTTTGCATTTCCATATTTTTCCTGGGTTTGTTAGGATAGTGTTCCTTTCGTAGACTAAGATAACACATCAGAATCTGCATTGGCTTGAAATTTCCTGGAGGCGACTGCTGgggtggaggaagaaggcagcGCAGCGTGGAGGTGATCCCTGCCTCCGGTCTGCGGTGGCGCGTGGAGGACCCCGGTGATGGCCGCATCGCCCACTTCAGGCATGTCGGGTGGGCGCGCCTTCAGTCTCCTTGTTTGTCTGAGCAGTGGGCAGTGAGGTCCTACTTTTCACACTCATCCACGAAATTGGGCTGCAATGCAATTTGGTTCTTTATCTAGATTTATTGGGCTGAAGTATCCCCTGCCGTATCCCAACTTTTTTAGAAGTTGAAAAAATGGATAATGTGGGATGTGGGATACGAGATACGGCTGTTTCCCTACATATCCATACAACTGTATCAACAAGTCTAATTTTATCTCCTTTCATGTAGGCACTTGCTACtttcattttgatcatttCCATCCAGCTATTggtattgaactttacaaagTTCTATAGTAACACTGGATTGACTTTTATACAGGGTACTGAGTAATGAGTATACACAGAACTACAGAAGCTTTGGTTCTTGGTCATCTATATTCTTCTTGAAGGCAGAAGAAGGCTCTTACTCATAAGGTACCGACATGaagttttctatttttttgaatttagtATCAAcatgaagttttttttatttttttagtatATAGGTATCGACTAGGACATAAAGTTACTGCTTCTTTTTGCGTGTAAAATGCATCCAGCTAGTGTATGGCCTTTCATCCCTGACAACCTCAACTTACTATGTCTATAAATTCTGAAACCAGAGAATTAGGGAGATAAGCTCATAAAACAAGCAGGGATGATGGATAGTGATTTTACTGTTTCCCCTCCTTGTGTTCTGTTAGAAGCAGTTTGAATGTCTGCACTAGTGACACCTTGAATCTGCTGTTGAGCATAAACAAGCCGTTTCGGCTTCAAGCCTTGGAGATCTAGCCTGGTTCAAACGAATGAAACCCTGACTGTAACTCAAACTGTCTTTTCTCATCATAGGCTAAGAAAGTTGGATTTCCCTTTGTAACGCAACGTATATGATACCACATTTTGGAGTAGTAAAAATATAACAAACTTTTGATTTGCTGTATGTTATGTGGTTCTTTTGCAGCTACTGACATGCTTAATTATGTCATGCAGATGAAACTTTATTCAAGTCCAAAGAGCATAATTACAATGGGATCTCGAAGTTTCTGCCTTCTCATCCTACTTTTGTTACTCATCCCCAGCTCTGTGTTGTCTGAATCAAGTGATATAAATACTTTATTCACTCTGAGGCACTCAATTGCTGAAGAAAAAGGCTTCCTCCGCAGCTGGTTTGATTCAGAAACTCCTCCATGCAGCTGGTCAGGTATAACTTGTTTGGGACATATTGTTGTGGCCATAGACTTATCCTCTGTGCCACTCTATGTCCCTTTCCCCTCGTGCATCGGGGCATTCGAGTCACTTCTTCAGCTCAACTTCAGTGGATGTGGGTTTACCGGTGAGCTTCCAGATGCCTTCGGGAATTTGCAGCATCTTCGGTTACTTGATTTGAGCAATAACCAGCTTACCGGGCCTGTCCCTGGATCTTTATATAATTTGAAGATGCTGAAAGAAATGGTGCTTGACAATAACCTGTTGTATGGACAATTGAGCCCTGCAATTTCACAGCTGCAGCACCTCACAAAGCTGTCTATATCCATGAATTCCATCACTGGTGGGCTTCCAGCAGGGCTGGGCAGCCTGCAGAACCTGGAGTTCCTGGACCTTCACATGAACACACTGAATGGGTCGGTACCAGCAGCTTTTCAAAATCTGTCTCAGCTCTTGCATCTTGATTTAAGCCAGAATAACCTCAGTGGATTAATATTTTCTGGAATAAGCTCGTTGGTGAACCTGTTGACACTTGATCTGTCGTCAAACAAGTTTGTGGGGCCAATACCTCTCGAAATCGGTCAATTGGAAAATCTGCAACTGCTAATTTTGGGACAAAACGATTTCTCTGGAAGCATTCCAGAAGAGATTCGTAACCTGAAGTGGCTAGAAGTACTTCAACTCCCTGAATGCAAGTTTGCAGGAACAATTCCTTGGTCAATCGGTGGTCTCGTAAGCCTGAAGGAACTTGACATATCAGAGAACAACTTCAATGCTGAACTCCCAACATCTATTGGTCAGCTTGGCAATTTGACGCAGCTGATTGCAAAGAATGCAGGGCTGAGGGGGAGCATACCGAAAGAGCTAAGTAACTGCAAGAAGCTTACTCTCATAAATCTGTCACTCAATGCCTTCACTGGCTCTATCCCTGAAGAACTTGCAGAACTGGAAGCTGTTATCACATTTTCGGTGGAAGGAAACAAACTATCAGGCCATATACCAGAGTGGATACAGAACTGGGCAAATGTAAGATCCATATCGCTGGCTCAAAACTTGTTCAGTGGACCTTTGCCATTGCTGCCATTGCAGCATCTGGTTAGTTTCTCTGCAGAAACCAACCTTCTCTCAGGTTCTGTTCCTGCTAAGATATGTCAAGGCAACTCGCTGCGTTCAATCATACTGCATGATAACAATCTAACTGGTACTATTGAGGAAACTTTTAAAGGGTGCAAAAACCTCACTGAGCTGAACTTGCTGGGTAACCATCTTCATGGTGAGATACCAGGATACCTGGCTGAGCTACCTTTAGTTAATCTGGAGTTGTCCCTGAACAATTTCACGGGAGTGCTGCCTGACAAACTGTGGGAGTCATCAACCCTTTTGCAGATCTCTCTCAGCAATAATCAGATTATGGGCCAGATCCCCCATAGCATCGGTAGGCTATCCAGCTTGCAGAGGTTGCAGGTAGACAATAACTATTTGGAAGGACCCATCCCACAATCTGTCGGCACTCTGCGGAATCTGACTATTCTGTCTCTACGTGGCAATAGGTTATCTGGGAACATTCCACTAGAGCTCTTCAACTGCAGGAACCTTGTGACGCTGGACCTGAGTTCAAATAATCTGACAGGGCACATCCCGAGGGCCATATCTAACTTGAAGTTGCTCAATAGCTTGATTTTGTCTTCTAACCAGCTCTCTGGTGCTATCCCTGCTGAGATTTGTATGGGATTTGAGAATGAGGCTCACCCTGACTCGGAGTTTGTCCAGCACAATGGCCTTCTTGATCTGTCATACAACCGGTTGACTGGTCAGATTCCGAGTGAGATAAACAAGTGTTCTATGATGATGGTGCTAAACCTGCAAGGAAATTTGCTGAATGGCACCATTCCTGCACAGCTTTGTGAGCTGACAAATCTTACAACGATTAATCTATCTTCTAATGGATTAACTGGATCGATGCTTCCATGGTCTGCACCATTGGTACAACTGCAAGGCCTTATTCTGTCCAATAACCACCTGGATGGTATCATTCCTGATGAGATAGGCCGAATTCTTCCCAAAATTTCTATGCTAGATCTGTCCAGAAATTTGCTTACTGGAACTCTACCACAGTCTTTGCTCTGCAACAAATACCTAAATCATCTAGATGTCAGTAACAACAACCTCTCTGGACAAATTCCATTCTCCTGCCCCATGGACGGAGAATCCTCGAGCTCACTGTTGTTCTTCAATTCAAGCAGTAACCATTTCTCAGGAACCCTAGACGAGTCTATCTCGAACTTCACACAACTGTCTTCTCTTGATATCCACAACAATTGCCTCACTGGAAATTTACCATCAGCACTCTCTGGTCTCAGCCTTTTGAACTATCTTGACCTCTCAAGCAATGATTTCTATGGTACCATCCCTTGTGGTATCTGCAGTATATTTGGCCTCACATTTGCGAACTTCTCTGGTAATCACATCGGCATGTACAGCCCAGCAGATTGTGCTGGAGGAGGCGTTTGTTTTAGTAATGGCACTGGTCATAAGGCGGTTCAGCCATCTCATCAAGTTGTAAGATTAGCGACCATTGGTGTCATTTCACTTGCTTGCATCATTGTTCTAGTTCTTCTGGTGGTTTATCTTAGATGGAAGCTATTGAGAAACAGGTCATTGGTTTTTCTACCTGCCAACAAGGCCAAGGCTACCGTTGAGCCAACCTCAAGTGATGAGCTCTTGGGGAAAAAGTCCCGGGAACCTCTGAGTATCAATCTCGCAACATTTCAGCATTCACTGCTGAGGGTCACCACCGATGATATACTGAAAGCCACAAAGAATTTCAGTAAGGAGCACATCATAGGCGATGGTGGCTTTGGGACTGTTTATAGGGCAGCACTCCCTGAAGGCCGGAGAGTAGCGATCAAGAGGCTTCATGGTGGCCATCAGTTCCAAGGTGACCGTGAATTCCTGGCTGAGATGGAAACCATTGGGAAGGTGAAGCATCCAAACCTTGTTCCCCTGCTTGGCTACTGTGTTTGTGGGGATGAACGGTTCCTGATCTACGAGTACATGGAGAATGGGAGCCTTGAGATATGGCTGAGGAACCGAGCAGATACATTTGAAGCACTTGGATGGCCAGACCGTCTCAAGATCTGCCTCGGTTCTGCCCGTGGGCTTGCTTTCCTCCATGAAGGATTTGTGCCCCACATCATCCACCGGGACATGAAGTCAAGTAACATTTTGTTGGATGAAAATTTCGAGCCGAGGGTCTCTGACTTTGGCCTCGCAAGGATAATCAGCGCGTGCGAGACTCATGTCAGCACGGACATTGCTGGTACGTTTGGATACATTCCCCCAGAGTATGGCCTGACAATGAAGTCCAGCACAAAAGGCGATGTGTACAGCTTCGGTGTTGTCATGCTGGAGCTGCTCACGGGACGGCCACCTACTGGGCAAGAAGATATGGAAGGTGGTGGAAACCTTGTCGGCTGGGTGCGGTGGATGATCGCACACAGCAAGGGGAACGAGCTGTTTGATCCTTGCCTGCCAGTCTCAGGCGTGTGGCTGGAGCAGATGGTGCGTGTGCTCAGCATTGCCCTGGACTGCACTGCCGAGGAGCCGTGGAAGAGACCGAGCATGCTGGAGGTTGTGAAGGGCCTCAAGATAACCCAGACAATGGATTGCGGACCTCTGGTGGTGACAGTGTCCAGGGGCACCTAGTGCTCGCCTCGGAGCACTGTTCTTGAAAATGTTTCGATGCAATAATGGAGGCTAATTGTAGGTAATTTGTAGCTGTAGAGTAAGCTAGGTTTCGAAATGGTAGCTGTAGAGTAAGCACCCTGGAGATTGTGGCAGTGAGCGAACCATGTTAAGGCTGTAGCTGGAACACATGTTATTGTAGCCTTTCTCTTTTTAGTCTTGATCCATGTATTGTCTTTGACTCTTTGTCAGGTAGTTATTGTAGCATTTGCATTTCTAAAAAAACGCAGTTATTGTGGCAGCATGAGTATTTTGCAAGCTCAGAAGATGCTTTTGCTGAAAGGttaccttttctttctgtaTTTAGAGTATTTCATAATCTCTTACCAGATTCAGCTCTACTGAAATCTGGTCCCCCGTCGTTCTCTGGTTTACCTGCTGCTTTGATTGAACATTGGTATTTACTTCTTATGTGGCAGAGTACTTCATATTACTGTGTCATTGTTTTTGCCAGATTTTGCCTTCATACCCATATGTTAATTTCCTAAACGTTGCCCTTAATTCCTGATTTTGTATAGGCATTTGCTGTTCTCATTTCATACTGTAACATTTATCATCGTATCTGTACGGACTCCTTTCTGGTTTGCTGCTGACTTTGTATCTGCTGATAATATGCAGGCAATGAGCTTTCAAGAATCAATTGACATGTCTGCATTTACAGGCGACAGATTGGCCAGTGGTAGAGTGGCTTTACCTTGTAAGGCTAAATAATTGTTGCGCAGGAAATGTAGCATTCACGGCTAAGCTAGTTTGCTCTCGTCAGGGTTTAGAATTGTTGTTCTCTTCCAATTTTTACCCTCATTTATGGTTACTCAGGTAGATGCTCGTCAGCTGTAAGCCTGTAACTCATGCGTGCGTAAGGAGCAATGGTGATGCTTCCTCTGTTTACCCGTTCACTGCTACAGTacctttcttctctttttgccGGAGGTTGTACAAGAGTATATCAGTTTTTTTGGTTAGGCATCTACAAAATTGGGACGGTGGTGCCAAACTGGATATCATACAAGCGTCGTTCTGCTCTGCACTAGTCCTGCATAGTATTTTCTGAAAATAAGCATGCAGTTGCAGGAAGAGCAAGGAACAGTGTGTGCTAGGTGTTCCATGCTCTGTTCAAACTTCAGGGAACATGTCATACAAGTCAAACAGAATTAAGAGAAGCCTAGAATCCACCACTACCGAACCCAACATTAATCTCGCAAGATGAAATCGAATGTCAACAAGAAAAAATCAGAAATAAACGTGAAACTTAGACTTACTTAGTCGTAGTACCATCCTGGTCCTTCCTGCGTCCTGAGGACGGCCCACAAATTTCCACTCATCTTTATTTGTCCAAGGATCAGACAAGCATCGACGAACTTCTGGATGAACTACATGACGCATGCACGAAATCATGATAATATGGAGCCAAGCATCTGGTCATCCAGTGAAGAGAGGATGACATCGTTCGACAATGGGAGGGTATGGCGTCAGACAGAAAATGGGTAGTAGCAAACAGACGCCCGTGCCGAAAACAAAATAGCTTGAACAGGAACCGATGCAACGGCTCCAGCAAGAGACAAAGAGCggagcttgcatgcatgtagctGCGCGTGTCTCAGTCGATCGATCGCAGGTCGAGAAACTAGCTAGCGTCTCAGATTTACCGGCCCAAGCCCAACCCGGTGACGACTGTTCTGAATTCCAGAGTCAAGTTTACCGGGAAACACACAGTTTAGTAGGCGTGAAGGGCGAATTCGTGAAGGGCGACACCGCGCATCGCAAGCTCGACAGCTCGTCTgattactagtactagtactcgCCTTTCACGGCCCCGCTAAGCttagcttaattagcttcTACTAAGTGCTAACCAAGCAATCTCCTGCGAAATTTAATCGGATTAACACACACACGTCCGGGGCAAGTACAGTCATAAACCGTACCTGCACCCGACGTGATTAGCTAATACTACAACCAGGACTACTATTTGCCCAAGGACCCACCGGGCGGTGACTGTTTACCGATGCGAAGGCCGGCACCAGTGTTAACTGGTGGGGTGGGGTCACGTATATAGGCTGCTTGCGGGCCCCGCTCGAGTCCGGTCAGGGAGGCTGCCGCTGCAGGGACTGGAGAAAGGACGAGAAAAGGGTTTGGTTGGTTAATTAGTCGGGCCGTCCAAATCACGTGAACCCGAAGACGGCcggagaaaaggaaaggacACACGCACCGCGCGcccggccggcggccacggcgtgCCATCCTTAAACTCGCCCCGGTCACTCGCTCGACAGCGTGACAAGGAGTAATTTCAATTTCAAGCACTCTCTCTTTGTAGTATATCATCTCTCCGTCCAGTCCAACTCACGGAACGTGCATGCTTAATTTGAGGAACCACCGGTACGGCTAACAAGAGCTTAATTTGAGGAGCCACCTTTTGCTTTTTTTATAAGTATACTTTAGACTGGTTTTCTTTCTTACTGATAAAAATCGTGGACTCCTGATTCTTACTCGATCCACTACTCTCCCAAACGTGGACctgctatttctaagtcgttGTAGTGTAGGAATTGAATTGGTTGACGTTCTCTGAGCTGCAAAGCCGACTTTAGAAGGACTCGAAAGGTATGCGTGCATTTCTACAGTTGACGTTGTTTTCTGTCCATGTAACTGCTCCGTGTTTGACATTGAGATAG
The Brachypodium distachyon strain Bd21 chromosome 2, Brachypodium_distachyon_v3.0, whole genome shotgun sequence genome window above contains:
- the LOC100842531 gene encoding leucine-rich repeat receptor protein kinase MSP1, translating into MKLYSSPKSIITMGSRSFCLLILLLLLIPSSVLSESSDINTLFTLRHSIAEEKGFLRSWFDSETPPCSWSGITCLGHIVVAIDLSSVPLYVPFPSCIGAFESLLQLNFSGCGFTGELPDAFGNLQHLRLLDLSNNQLTGPVPGSLYNLKMLKEMVLDNNLLYGQLSPAISQLQHLTKLSISMNSITGGLPAGLGSLQNLEFLDLHMNTLNGSVPAAFQNLSQLLHLDLSQNNLSGLIFSGISSLVNLLTLDLSSNKFVGPIPLEIGQLENLQLLILGQNDFSGSIPEEIRNLKWLEVLQLPECKFAGTIPWSIGGLVSLKELDISENNFNAELPTSIGQLGNLTQLIAKNAGLRGSIPKELSNCKKLTLINLSLNAFTGSIPEELAELEAVITFSVEGNKLSGHIPEWIQNWANVRSISLAQNLFSGPLPLLPLQHLVSFSAETNLLSGSVPAKICQGNSLRSIILHDNNLTGTIEETFKGCKNLTELNLLGNHLHGEIPGYLAELPLVNLELSLNNFTGVLPDKLWESSTLLQISLSNNQIMGQIPHSIGRLSSLQRLQVDNNYLEGPIPQSVGTLRNLTILSLRGNRLSGNIPLELFNCRNLVTLDLSSNNLTGHIPRAISNLKLLNSLILSSNQLSGAIPAEICMGFENEAHPDSEFVQHNGLLDLSYNRLTGQIPSEINKCSMMMVLNLQGNLLNGTIPAQLCELTNLTTINLSSNGLTGSMLPWSAPLVQLQGLILSNNHLDGIIPDEIGRILPKISMLDLSRNLLTGTLPQSLLCNKYLNHLDVSNNNLSGQIPFSCPMDGESSSSLLFFNSSSNHFSGTLDESISNFTQLSSLDIHNNCLTGNLPSALSGLSLLNYLDLSSNDFYGTIPCGICSIFGLTFANFSGNHIGMYSPADCAGGGVCFSNGTGHKAVQPSHQVVRLATIGVISLACIIVLVLLVVYLRWKLLRNRSLVFLPANKAKATVEPTSSDELLGKKSREPLSINLATFQHSLLRVTTDDILKATKNFSKEHIIGDGGFGTVYRAALPEGRRVAIKRLHGGHQFQGDREFLAEMETIGKVKHPNLVPLLGYCVCGDERFLIYEYMENGSLEIWLRNRADTFEALGWPDRLKICLGSARGLAFLHEGFVPHIIHRDMKSSNILLDENFEPRVSDFGLARIISACETHVSTDIAGTFGYIPPEYGLTMKSSTKGDVYSFGVVMLELLTGRPPTGQEDMEGGGNLVGWVRWMIAHSKGNELFDPCLPVSGVWLEQMVRVLSIALDCTAEEPWKRPSMLEVVKGLKITQTMDCGPLVVTVSRGT